From Flavobacterium alkalisoli, the proteins below share one genomic window:
- a CDS encoding polysaccharide biosynthesis/export family protein, translating into MIRKVLPFLLLFFVFTSCVPRKKIVYYQNLTSFEDSGNNFETRIKSDDLLMIIISAPGDAAKDFNLPALGITGTDMFSSSMDAASGQQRIQTYHVDNNGFIQFPVLGKLEVGGMTKGEVIEMLNEKLNKYIKDPVINLRIVNFEIAVSGEVARPGRFTLQTERITLPEALAMAGDMTVYGKRDNVLVRRDINGKKTFNYIDMTKADFINSPFYYLQQNDEVYVEPNKTKINSSGVGPNVSVIISATSVLIALIAILTR; encoded by the coding sequence ATGATTAGAAAAGTCTTACCCTTTTTATTGCTATTTTTTGTATTCACTTCATGTGTACCGAGAAAGAAAATAGTGTATTATCAAAATTTAACTTCTTTTGAGGATTCTGGAAACAATTTTGAAACTCGAATTAAATCAGATGATTTATTAATGATAATAATATCTGCTCCGGGAGATGCAGCTAAAGATTTTAATTTACCCGCTCTTGGAATAACAGGTACTGATATGTTTTCTTCAAGTATGGATGCGGCTTCAGGTCAACAAAGAATTCAAACTTATCATGTTGATAATAATGGTTTCATTCAGTTTCCTGTTTTGGGTAAGCTTGAAGTAGGAGGCATGACAAAAGGTGAAGTGATAGAAATGCTGAATGAAAAGCTGAATAAGTATATAAAAGATCCTGTGATTAACTTAAGGATAGTTAATTTTGAAATTGCAGTGTCAGGTGAGGTGGCAAGACCAGGTAGATTCACTTTGCAAACCGAAAGGATAACATTGCCTGAAGCGCTTGCTATGGCTGGAGATATGACTGTTTATGGTAAGAGAGATAATGTTTTGGTAAGGAGAGATATTAATGGGAAAAAGACTTTTAATTATATAGATATGACAAAAGCCGATTTTATAAATTCTCCATTCTATTATCTTCAACAGAATGATGAAGTATATGTTGAGCCTAATAAAACAAAGATAAATTCATCGGGTGTTGGTCCTAATGTTAGTGTAATTATTTCTGCTACATCCGTATTGATTGCCTTAATTGCCATACTTACAAGATAG
- a CDS encoding GumC family protein, which yields MQNNLPIQTENENSVNSFNIREQIDKYFVHWKWFTVSVIACLFLAFLYLRYSTPEYQISATILIKDEKKGGVANEVSALSELGLMGGNSNVDNEIEVLKARSLTRNTVKELKFNISYFTKGNVKTKETYVNPYIKVSFYDVIDDFYTKDTVFTVKTISDTKFEIFDAESNKLGVHSFGESFSSNLGTMLVTINTDSISNKKSDSANRDVIVQLKALDKLAEEYRAKLQVATVNKMTSVVSLSLTDRVKEKGVDFLNTLIYTYNQDAINDKNQVARNTEDFINKRLESLTKELDTVERNAEDFKKVERLTDIESDVKLFLNSASEYEKSVVDNSSQLEVVGFMIDELKNSEEFNTLPTNLISQGEASELIQQYNALVLKRERDLDRSMTELHPNILAMNMQLEGLKGSIVKSLTNLQSSLKIAKRNLERQEGIMEGRVGQAPRQERQYRVIERQKEVKEQLYLFLLTKREENAISKAVTAPNAKVIDSAFAKEQPVSPKTNVVLLASLLLGLAIPFLVIYLRELLDTKIHSNADLDHLKVPFLGDVPRSETSSELVNLHGRSGTAEALRIIRTNMEFMLNNVPAGTAKTIFVTSTIPKEGKTFISVNLATTIAMTGKKVLLIGMDIRNPKLDEYINIPSKGLTNYLSTPGNTNINDYIVKYGEFEDFYIMPPGIIPPNPAELLMSNKVEEMFKKLQTEYDYIIVDTAPVSLVTDTLIVANLAHSFIYVSRANYLDKRMLIVPETMYKENKLPNMAMVLNDTDKKTGYGYGYGYGYGYGYGYGANMETTKSDWKSKIFGRK from the coding sequence ATGCAGAATAATTTACCCATACAAACTGAAAACGAAAATAGTGTCAACAGTTTTAATATCAGAGAACAAATAGATAAGTATTTCGTTCATTGGAAATGGTTTACTGTTAGCGTAATTGCGTGTTTGTTTTTGGCTTTTCTTTATTTGAGATATTCAACTCCTGAATACCAGATTAGCGCAACCATTTTAATTAAAGATGAAAAAAAAGGCGGGGTAGCCAATGAAGTTTCAGCTTTAAGCGAATTAGGGTTAATGGGAGGAAATAGTAATGTAGATAATGAAATTGAAGTTCTTAAAGCAAGGTCGTTAACAAGAAACACTGTAAAAGAACTTAAATTTAATATTAGTTATTTTACAAAAGGCAATGTTAAGACAAAAGAAACTTATGTCAATCCGTATATTAAAGTTAGTTTCTACGATGTAATTGACGACTTTTATACGAAAGATACAGTTTTTACTGTTAAAACAATTTCAGATACTAAATTTGAAATTTTTGATGCTGAGTCTAATAAGTTAGGAGTTCATTCATTTGGGGAGTCTTTTTCTTCAAATCTCGGAACAATGCTGGTAACTATAAATACTGATAGCATATCGAATAAAAAATCTGATAGTGCTAACAGGGATGTAATTGTGCAATTAAAAGCTTTAGATAAACTTGCTGAAGAATATAGAGCTAAGTTACAAGTGGCTACAGTAAATAAAATGACAAGCGTGGTTTCTTTATCGTTAACTGATAGGGTTAAGGAAAAAGGAGTTGATTTTCTTAATACGCTTATTTATACATATAATCAGGATGCTATAAACGACAAAAATCAGGTTGCAAGAAATACTGAGGATTTTATTAATAAACGACTTGAGTCTTTAACAAAAGAGCTGGATACAGTAGAGAGGAATGCAGAAGACTTTAAAAAGGTAGAGAGGCTTACTGATATAGAATCTGATGTGAAACTTTTTCTTAACTCAGCAAGTGAGTATGAAAAAAGTGTTGTGGATAATAGTTCGCAATTGGAGGTAGTAGGTTTTATGATTGATGAGTTGAAAAATTCTGAAGAATTTAATACTTTACCTACAAATTTAATTTCTCAGGGTGAAGCTTCCGAATTAATACAGCAATATAATGCCCTTGTGTTAAAACGAGAGAGAGATTTGGATAGAAGTATGACAGAACTACATCCAAATATATTAGCAATGAATATGCAGTTAGAAGGGTTGAAAGGAAGCATAGTTAAAAGCTTGACTAACCTGCAATCGTCATTAAAAATAGCAAAAAGGAACCTAGAACGTCAGGAAGGTATTATGGAGGGAAGGGTAGGACAGGCCCCGAGACAAGAAAGACAGTATAGGGTTATTGAAAGACAAAAAGAGGTAAAAGAGCAGTTGTATCTGTTCTTGCTTACTAAAAGAGAAGAGAATGCTATTTCTAAAGCAGTAACAGCCCCAAATGCAAAAGTAATTGATAGTGCTTTTGCTAAAGAGCAACCGGTTTCACCTAAAACAAATGTAGTTTTATTAGCTTCTTTATTGTTAGGACTGGCTATTCCGTTTTTGGTTATTTATCTAAGAGAGCTTCTCGATACTAAAATTCATAGCAATGCAGATTTAGATCATTTAAAGGTACCATTCTTAGGTGATGTACCAAGATCTGAAACAAGTAGTGAGTTGGTTAACTTGCATGGTAGATCGGGAACTGCTGAAGCTTTAAGGATTATTAGGACGAATATGGAATTTATGCTTAATAATGTACCGGCAGGTACTGCAAAAACCATATTTGTAACATCAACAATTCCTAAAGAAGGTAAGACTTTTATTTCTGTTAACTTAGCAACTACTATTGCAATGACAGGTAAGAAAGTTTTATTAATTGGTATGGATATCAGAAATCCTAAGCTGGATGAATATATAAATATACCTTCTAAGGGCTTAACCAATTATTTGTCAACACCAGGTAATACAAATATTAATGATTATATAGTTAAGTATGGAGAATTTGAGGATTTCTATATTATGCCTCCAGGTATAATTCCTCCAAATCCTGCTGAACTACTTATGAGTAATAAGGTTGAGGAAATGTTTAAAAAATTACAGACAGAATATGACTATATTATTGTAGATACTGCTCCTGTAAGTTTAGTTACTGATACTCTTATTGTGGCTAATTTAGCTCACTCGTTTATTTATGTTTCAAGAGCTAACTATCTTGATAAAAGAATGCTTATTGTACCTGAAACTATGTACAAAGAAAATAAGCTTCCTAACATGGCAATGGTACTTAATGATACCGATAAGAAAACAGGTTATGGCTATGGCTACGGATATGGTTATGGCTATGGTTATGGCTATGGAGCTAATATGGAAACTACCAAATCAGACTGGAAGAGCAAGATTTTCGGTAGAAAGTAA
- a CDS encoding tyrosine-protein phosphatase: MLFFSKPKVALADLIPSDYVDTHSHLLPGIDDGAKDENDTLQLINTLKGYGFSQFTATPHILPGVWNNTREGILKKEESTLSFLKDNNITSPFKAAAEHLMDDTFVELFKSEQLLTLKENYVLVEMSYINPPINLYDILFELQVAGYKPVLAHPERYLFYHTKFDEYYKLKKAGCLFQLNLLSVTGYYGEGVLKTAERLLNEKLIDFTGSDAHHMRHVEAFKNKIPFKKHERLIEALNNNTFFKI, encoded by the coding sequence TTGCTTTTTTTCAGTAAACCAAAAGTCGCTCTAGCGGATTTAATCCCAAGCGATTATGTAGATACACACTCACATTTGCTACCGGGAATAGATGACGGAGCCAAAGATGAAAATGATACTTTACAGTTAATAAACACTTTAAAAGGATACGGATTTTCTCAATTTACCGCCACACCTCATATCTTACCGGGAGTTTGGAATAATACAAGAGAAGGGATCCTTAAAAAAGAAGAGAGTACTCTTTCATTTCTTAAAGACAACAATATCACTTCACCTTTTAAAGCAGCTGCTGAGCATTTAATGGATGACACTTTTGTAGAGTTATTCAAATCAGAGCAGTTATTAACCCTAAAGGAGAATTATGTATTGGTTGAGATGTCATATATTAATCCGCCAATTAATTTATATGATATATTATTTGAATTACAGGTAGCCGGTTACAAGCCTGTGTTGGCACACCCGGAAAGATATTTGTTTTATCACACTAAATTTGACGAATATTACAAGCTTAAGAAGGCGGGGTGTCTGTTTCAACTCAACTTATTATCGGTTACCGGATATTATGGAGAAGGTGTATTAAAGACAGCCGAGAGATTATTAAATGAAAAGTTGATTGACTTTACAGGATCTGATGCACACCATATGAGACACGTTGAAGCTTTTAAAAATAAAATACCTTTTAAAAAACATGAACGCTTGATTGAAGCTTTAAATAACAACACCTTCTTTAAAATTTAA
- a CDS encoding Lnb N-terminal periplasmic domain-containing protein, with product MQSLKVLLAVIFFSLFSFKSFAQIPLSEKAEVSLLTCGSGNELYSVFGHTAIRVFDPANNINTVYNFGTFDFNTPNFYLKFVKGDLQYFVSVASYADFIYEYKYYGRDVYEQVLNLSLNQKQQIADELNGILFSDKKYYTYKFINRNCTTMVADIIDKQVKISLENSDKGKTYREIIYTYLADNHFYENLGINLLFGYKTDYTSEKLFLPKELMEGVSNTTTSNGPLAKSTFTIVEKTEITSGSSFLNSYYSYAILVIILLVLTIKRVGYLSYLVIAGLFGILFCFVSLYSSHNELLLNYNILLFNPLFIIITIVALSNRKKPLKWLSFGSIALIIIYTALIINKPHFVIMLPLIILNSAALLRTIKHLKANP from the coding sequence AAAGTTTAAAAGTATTATTAGCAGTTATATTCTTTAGCCTGTTTTCATTTAAGAGCTTTGCACAAATACCGCTATCGGAAAAAGCCGAAGTAAGTCTTTTAACTTGTGGTTCGGGTAACGAGCTTTATTCTGTTTTTGGCCATACAGCAATAAGGGTGTTCGACCCTGCAAATAACATTAATACTGTTTACAATTTTGGTACTTTTGATTTTAACACACCTAACTTCTATTTAAAGTTTGTAAAAGGTGATTTACAATATTTTGTATCGGTAGCATCATATGCTGATTTTATCTACGAATACAAGTACTACGGAAGAGACGTATATGAGCAGGTTTTAAACCTAAGCCTAAACCAGAAACAACAGATAGCAGATGAACTGAACGGCATCCTTTTCTCAGACAAAAAATATTATACCTATAAATTTATAAACCGCAACTGCACCACTATGGTTGCAGACATTATTGACAAACAAGTAAAAATTTCCTTAGAAAATTCAGATAAAGGAAAAACATACAGAGAAATTATTTACACTTATCTGGCAGACAATCATTTTTATGAGAACTTAGGTATTAACCTGCTGTTTGGCTATAAAACCGATTACACATCTGAAAAGCTGTTTTTACCTAAAGAGTTAATGGAAGGTGTAAGCAATACAACAACCAGTAACGGTCCCTTGGCAAAGTCCACCTTCACAATTGTAGAAAAAACCGAAATTACATCAGGCAGTTCATTTTTAAACAGCTATTACAGCTATGCCATACTTGTAATTATACTTTTAGTATTAACTATAAAAAGAGTAGGATATTTATCCTATTTAGTAATTGCAGGATTGTTTGGCATCCTTTTCTGTTTCGTAAGTCTTTATTCATCACATAACGAATTGCTCCTAAACTACAATATATTGCTTTTTAACCCTCTTTTTATCATTATAACCATAGTAGCCTTATCCAATAGAAAAAAACCGCTAAAATGGCTTAGTTTTGGTTCTATTGCATTAATCATTATATATACAGCTCTAATTATAAACAAACCTCATTTTGTAATAATGCTGCCTCTTATCATACTTAACTCAGCTGCCTTATTAAGAACCATAAAGCATTTAAAAGCTAACCCTTAA